Genomic segment of Salvia hispanica cultivar TCC Black 2014 chromosome 2, UniMelb_Shisp_WGS_1.0, whole genome shotgun sequence:
TACAGCTGCTTGGTAATCATTTCTATTGCATCCCTTATGAGTTATGGCTCTATTGTGTGTCTGATATTCGACCTGTATAATTTCACTTGTGCACTGACATACTGCTCAATTTCTTCTTTGCCATGTCAGCATTACGTCTTGGATATTTCTTTGGACAAAGTAGAAAATAATGGTGGTCTTGAATTTACTGGAATACCGGAAGGAGTTCCTACACTAGCAGAGTATCTGGCGGAATATTGTGCTGTTGCTGTAAGGACTACTTGATGATCTCTGAATTTATGCAGTCCTTAGCCAAACCTTGTTTTATACAgctgaaaataaatagatcgGGTATATTATTGGtattctaaataatttttagtgATGGGATAAAAGAATCAAACAAGAAAACTGTCAGCACTTAAGagtttcaattattaatttcctCGATCTCATTGTTGTGACTGTACAAACACTGGATTTCATGGGAGCTCTTAACTCTGGTTGTTGATGGCAACTCAGGGGAAACCATGGCCTGCCTCTCAATGGAAGTTCTACTTCGCCTTTTCTATGTTTCGTGGAGCATCTATCTATGCCGGAGTACATGCTCGATGGATCATGGTATTGGCTATTGAACTAATCTGCTAGATGGCTTGCTTGCCCATTTGGATGTTTTACGTATAGGAGCTTAGTAGTGAATAGAGATATATATTTCATAACATGCCTTTTGTAGGGAAATGCTTCAGGAGGAGAGCGTGCCCGCCATGCTGGACAGAAGGCGGATGCTATGATCGAGATTGCTTGGGCATTTATTCAGAGGGAATCTGTTCTTCCCATGCATCCTCCACAGGGTAACCTCGATTTCTGACGTAATCTGATTTCCATATTCCTTATGAATGGTGCTATCTGAGTTTCTTACTCCCGATATATTCAAGTTGCTGCTTTGATTTCCATATTTCAGAGTTAATTCCCCGAGAACACACACAACCACTTGGAAAAGATAGCGGAGATAGCCTCTATTTAAGTGGTGGTAAATTTGTTCCAAATCAAAAGGTTCAGGAATTGAGAAACAGATTGATCAGGTTCATCGAGGATCGCATATATCCAATGGAAAATGAGTTCTATAAACTTGCTGCTTCGAGCATGCGTTGGTCTGTTCACCCCGAAGAGGAGAGGCTAAAGGAGCTAGCAAAGAAAGAAGGCCTATGGAACTTATTCATTCCTGTATGTGCAGCTACTTCAGTTTACTTCTCATTTCATTTGCGATCgtagtaaaaataatatgttaaGCTCTATTCCTGAAAATAATATATCCTTGTTTATATGCAGTTTGATAGTGCTGCTAGGGTTAAGAAAGTTGTTTCTGGCCAAGGAAAAGATGGTCTGATTGACAACACGTTTGATAAAATACTCGGTCCTGGTCTGTCAAACCTCGAGTATGGATACCTTTGTGAGATCATGGGCCGTTCTGTGTGGGCTCCACAGGTGTTTAATTGTGGTGCACCGGATACGGGAAATATGGAGGTTAGAAAAGCAACAAGAAGATATTTCTTCagtctctcactctctctgtTTTCCGTAATTGCAAAACCATTATTGTTAACGATAAGATATCGGTTCTACTTGAGACGCCCGATTAATTGTGCTTAACCGTGTCGTATTGCATTATATGATGATCCCTTATTTGTGTCTTCTGCATTTCTTGTAGGTATTAATGCGCTACGGAGATGCTGAACAGATACGCCAGTGGCTCGTTCCCTTGCTTGAAGGCAAAATCCGATCTGGATTTGCAATGACCGAGCCACAAGTGGCATCTTCCGATGCTACTAATATAGAGTGTTCCATCTTGAGGTACACCGGTTCAACATTACTATGTCCTCTGATCTTTGAATGGGATATATTCATGCCGTGTTAATGCAAttctcataaaaattaatatggtTAGGAAAGGAGATTCATACATTATAAACGGTCGAAAGTGGTGGACGAGCGGAGCCATGGATCCTAGGTGCAAAGTTCTAATTGTCATGGTTAGATTTGCTATCTCATATGCTTCAAGATTATGTTTCAAAATCTATATTCTAACTCAAAAAAATGTAGGGAAAGACTGATTTTGCAGCCCCCAAGCATAAACAGCAATCCATGATCTTGGTCGACATCGATACTCCCGGTGTAAACATAAAGAGGCCATTGACGGTGTTTGGCTTTGATGATGCGCCTCATGGACATGCGGAGATATCATTCAAAAATGTACGAGTACCAGCCAAGAATATCCTTCTCGGTGAGGGTCGTGGATTTGAAATCGCACAGGTGAGATTTCATTCCGTTTCGTGTTTTCACGAGTTTCTTGAATGCTGCTCCTCACTTTTTCTCCCGCTCTACACCAGGGTAGGCTAGGCCCCGGCAGGTTACACCATTGCATGAGGCTGATTGGCGCTGCTGAGCGCGGCATGCAGTTAATGGTTCAACGAGCAATCAGCAGGCGCGCGTTCGACAAGTTGATCGCTGAGCACGGCTCTTTCCTTTCGGATGTCGCAAAGGTTTGTTTATTTGTGCACTTGGGTTCTTTTAGCACCCCTCGTTCCGATTTTAGCTTTCCCAAACTAACATCGAGCTTCTCTTGCGCTGCAGTGCCGGGTCGACCTTGAGAGGACTAGATTGCTGGTTCTGGAGGCTGCAGATGAGCTCGACCGCGTTGGGAACAAGAAGGCGCGTGGAACCATCGCCATGGCCAAGGTTCGCATTAATTAGCCTCAAAGTTCGAGTTGTGAAACTTGCACGTTGCCTAACGCTAATCGCTGCATCAGGTAGCTGCTCCGAACATGGCGCTGAAAGTGCTGGACAGGGCGATGCAAGTGCACGGTGCAGCGGGTTTATCGGGCGACACTGTCCTGGCTCACCTTTGGGCAACCGCACGAACCTTACGGATTGCAGATGGTCCCGATGAAGTCCATCTGGAAACTATTGCCAAACTAGAGCTTCGAAGAGCTAAGCTTTGAACACATTCTCCTATTTTCCTTCTATAAGATAATAATGTTGTACAACTACGCTTATATACCGCGATAGAATAAAATGTTGTAACATTCAAAAAAGGATTTCATGTTGTAATAttgatttcaaaaaaaaaatgaaaaatcagaCAATAGTCCTAATCTAGAAAGTATTATAAAGAAATGATGTGGAAGtgcatataattataatcaatcTGAactaaataggagtattaattaattaggattaTAGGGAGCTCCGGATGCCTTGATCCAAGAGTCGTCGCCGAAGGCTTTTGCACCCGTCCAGCTTTGGATTTGCTGACCGTTCAAGGTTTGGATCCCCTTCCACTTGACCCGCTTGGCCACATTCGACCCGGGCCCTTTGTTCCCATACTCGACGTAGAAGCAGGTGTCGATGCCTATGTCTTCGATCCACTTGGCCCAGCCCGTCTCGTTGATGAAGCCGTCGATTTGGGAATTCATGATGATTGTCCTTGCCAGCTTCTTCCATGGCCGCCCCAGGAACGCCTGCACCGGCGGTTTCACCTGCAGCAGCCCCGGTTCCGCTATGAACTTGCTGTTCTGGATTATGACCGCTGTGCCGCTCTTGGGGTCGGAGCGGCCGTGGGCGACGGCCACGCACTCTTGGCCCGGGATAGGCTTGCGCGTGATGAAAGTGCAGTCTTGGTAGAGGGCCAGACCGCTGCCGAAGATGTAGTCGATGGTGCCGCTGATGATGCAGTTGCGGAAGTATTGGCGGTGGACGTCAGCGCAGAGGGTGTCCTGGTAGCCATCCATTCGGACGTTGTAGAGCACGGCTCGGTCTCCGGAGAGTCGCACTGCGAGGGCCTGTAGGCCTTCCGGCCCCGCTGTGTTCTCCACTGTGAGGTCCTTGGCCACGAAATCATCTCCGTTCACCGCTACAACACCAAAATCACATGCTAATTTCGAGAATATGCAGGTATGATATTCGATGAGAGTTTAATAGATTTGAAAGGTCCTACTCAGACTTACCAAGCGTGGCGGTGGCGTAACTCTGAACACCGCCTTTGACGCTCTTTTGTCCGGTGATTTTGGTGGAGGGGCCACCGCCGATGAGCACAAGTTTGTCAAGCCCCCACGGAATGTCGACGTTCTCTGCGTAGACTCCCGGCTTTATGAGTATGACTAAGAACGCACCATTATCCCCTTTCTTCTTAGTATGAGCAGGAATAGTCTTGGCTATCGATTGCACCGCATCGGTGATGCTTTTGAACTTCCCGCTCCCGTCTTTTGCCACCACTATCGTCGGCTTCGTCTGAAACGCCGTCGCTTG
This window contains:
- the LOC125205599 gene encoding pectinesterase-like — translated: MGDPSSKKKVIIAAVASVLLVGAIVAVVLTTRGSSEEAHPEVESTTKAVDSICAPTRFQETCHASLEGVNTTDPKKLIEAAIDVAIKKVGHALSESSILKEAATDPMTKGAYEVCREVLEKAVWDLERAVDKISSFDGSNMKAFVADLRSWMSAVITDQETCIDGFQNTKGETGEKMKNLLKTARELSSNGLAMVTDISEFLETLQLGDLLGGGDSDGATTGNSRKLMAEEAESEGDAFVTRRLLQATAFQTKPTIVVAKDGSGKFKSITDAVQSIAKTIPAHTKKKGDNGAFLVILIKPGVYAENVDIPWGLDKLVLIGGGPSTKITGQKSVKGGVQSYATATLAVNGDDFVAKDLTVENTAGPEGLQALAVRLSGDRAVLYNVRMDGYQDTLCADVHRQYFRNCIISGTIDYIFGSGLALYQDCTFITRKPIPGQECVAVAHGRSDPKSGTAVIIQNSKFIAEPGLLQVKPPVQAFLGRPWKKLARTIIMNSQIDGFINETGWAKWIEDIGIDTCFYVEYGNKGPGSNVAKRVKWKGIQTLNGQQIQSWTGAKAFGDDSWIKASGAPYNPN
- the LOC125205597 gene encoding probable acyl-CoA dehydrogenase IBR3, with the translated sequence MATRTSELVGRVDPAQSFDVDAVLRYAIANVDGFPRSPSEFTVSQFGHGQSNPTFLLEVHSGNLKKKYVLRKKPPGKLLESAHAVEREFQVLHALGTHTLVPVPKVFCLCTDPSVIGTTFYIMEYLEGRIFIEPMLPNVEPTQRRAIYYATAKALASLHSTDVDAIGLQSYGKPKNYCKRQVERWSRQYLVSTGAGKSNRNPRMLELSDWLSQHIPPEDSSGAAAGLVHGDFRIDNLVFHPTEDRVIGILDWELSTLGNQMCDVAYSCLHYVLDISLDKVENNGGLEFTGIPEGVPTLAEYLAEYCAVAGKPWPASQWKFYFAFSMFRGASIYAGVHARWIMGNASGGERARHAGQKADAMIEIAWAFIQRESVLPMHPPQELIPREHTQPLGKDSGDSLYLSGGKFVPNQKVQELRNRLIRFIEDRIYPMENEFYKLAASSMRWSVHPEEERLKELAKKEGLWNLFIPFDSAARVKKVVSGQGKDGLIDNTFDKILGPGLSNLEYGYLCEIMGRSVWAPQVFNCGAPDTGNMEVLMRYGDAEQIRQWLVPLLEGKIRSGFAMTEPQVASSDATNIECSILRKGDSYIINGRKWWTSGAMDPRCKVLIVMGKTDFAAPKHKQQSMILVDIDTPGVNIKRPLTVFGFDDAPHGHAEISFKNVRVPAKNILLGEGRGFEIAQGRLGPGRLHHCMRLIGAAERGMQLMVQRAISRRAFDKLIAEHGSFLSDVAKCRVDLERTRLLVLEAADELDRVGNKKARGTIAMAKVAAPNMALKVLDRAMQVHGAAGLSGDTVLAHLWATARTLRIADGPDEVHLETIAKLELRRAKL